The following are encoded together in the Arcobacter aquimarinus genome:
- a CDS encoding dynamin family protein produces MSANLNILKSFVNEYKDTYTIQEVIYEEGLVGDIKKVQVKLLDEKFLPSNQLISILNKQIRRARYPMEVAITGQFSAGKSTFLNALLSRNILPTGITPVTSKVNFINYGEEYKLKITYYSGAQEFAPIESIADFTDQRQHEMKDIKYLTLYAPMDILKDISFVDTPGLNSQSQSDTDTTKKVLRDVGGIIWLTLIDNAGKLSEAEVLEEYMQHFKNKSLCVLNQKDKLTDEQVSTTTKYVSEKFSKFFAKVVPISARMALESRALQKDVLIQDEYTKIVTQFKKDLLEKNVDDLDFFENSFKEYKNKIHSIQDADATTNTKLLEESNIQEVLDFIQNTIRPQAAEAKEFAIKKDLRGICDILIKEYETITKIYDALIEVLRGCENSVLEHFENIHKKYSKELFNIYNSLESIMEKIAHETYKNIKKKKAFRFEESKGFLGEKIEKFQYETFWIDSDAVYKSLFYDDQTIDKMFKRSIKLLKNVELNSDEAFRDAYNIIKNEVAKWQEPYELIRKHREIASDLEFSNTRHFAAKVYENVLKTYHTAILENISALRKKFAYFNGALSYSYIQTTQATIAHFEQQIFESEELYKKEPSRFSVSHPREDEIVAKLKANFGFEKIEDFLMSKRNYLFKIVKYSKEQYLEINEDRINFVTSRKEQYLEKIKDLEKIKEEI; encoded by the coding sequence ATGAGTGCAAATTTAAATATCCTAAAAAGTTTTGTAAACGAATATAAAGATACTTATACTATACAAGAAGTTATTTATGAGGAAGGATTAGTTGGTGATATAAAAAAGGTTCAAGTAAAATTACTTGATGAAAAATTTTTACCGTCAAATCAACTTATTAGTATTTTAAACAAACAAATTAGACGTGCTAGATATCCAATGGAAGTTGCTATTACTGGACAATTTTCTGCTGGTAAATCAACATTTTTAAATGCCCTTCTTTCAAGAAATATTTTACCAACTGGAATTACACCAGTTACTTCAAAAGTAAATTTCATAAACTATGGTGAAGAATATAAACTAAAAATCACTTACTATTCAGGTGCTCAAGAATTCGCTCCTATTGAATCAATTGCTGATTTTACAGACCAAAGACAACATGAAATGAAAGATATAAAATATCTTACACTTTATGCTCCTATGGATATTTTAAAAGATATCTCTTTTGTTGATACACCAGGTCTTAACTCTCAATCTCAAAGTGATACGGATACTACAAAAAAAGTATTAAGAGATGTTGGAGGTATTATCTGGCTTACACTTATTGATAATGCAGGAAAACTATCTGAAGCTGAAGTTTTAGAAGAGTATATGCAACACTTTAAAAATAAATCTTTATGTGTATTAAATCAAAAAGATAAATTAACTGATGAACAAGTATCAACCACAACAAAATATGTAAGTGAAAAATTCTCAAAATTCTTTGCTAAAGTTGTTCCAATCTCTGCAAGAATGGCACTTGAATCAAGAGCTTTACAAAAAGATGTATTAATCCAAGATGAGTATACAAAAATCGTAACTCAATTCAAAAAAGATTTACTTGAAAAAAATGTTGATGATTTGGATTTTTTTGAAAATAGTTTCAAAGAGTATAAAAATAAAATTCACTCTATTCAAGATGCTGATGCAACTACAAATACAAAACTTTTAGAAGAATCAAATATTCAAGAAGTTCTTGATTTCATTCAAAATACAATAAGACCACAAGCAGCAGAGGCAAAAGAGTTTGCAATTAAAAAAGATTTAAGAGGTATTTGTGATATTTTAATCAAAGAGTACGAAACTATTACAAAAATTTATGACGCACTTATTGAAGTATTAAGAGGTTGTGAAAATTCTGTTTTAGAACATTTTGAAAATATTCATAAAAAATACTCAAAAGAATTATTTAATATCTACAATTCTTTAGAGTCTATTATGGAAAAAATAGCTCATGAAACATATAAAAATATCAAAAAGAAAAAAGCTTTTAGATTTGAGGAATCAAAAGGTTTTTTAGGTGAAAAAATCGAAAAATTCCAATATGAAACTTTCTGGATTGATTCAGATGCAGTTTATAAATCTCTATTTTATGATGACCAAACTATAGATAAAATGTTTAAAAGATCTATAAAACTTCTAAAAAATGTTGAACTAAACTCTGATGAAGCTTTTAGAGATGCATATAACATCATAAAAAATGAAGTTGCTAAATGGCAAGAGCCTTATGAACTTATAAGAAAACACAGAGAAATTGCTTCAGATTTAGAGTTTTCAAATACGAGACACTTTGCTGCAAAAGTTTATGAAAATGTATTAAAAACATATCATACGGCAATTTTAGAAAACATTTCTGCTTTAAGAAAAAAATTTGCTTATTTTAATGGTGCATTATCTTACTCTTATATTCAAACAACACAAGCTACTATTGCTCATTTTGAGCAACAAATATTTGAATCAGAAGAGTTATATAAAAAAGAGCCTTCAAGATTCTCTGTTTCTCATCCAAGAGAAGATGAAATTGTTGCAAAACTAAAAGCAAATTTTGGATTTGAAA
- a CDS encoding dynamin family protein yields the protein MSLANDYFLLYHGITFEQNLDVEPIDAIINDETFTIFALIISATRKNFDKYLPLTSFKTLCQQLKVKSPSNLNELNHLQHNIIETILQNKTKQNISIIHSSFEYLKTENIINNENFNKLISLFDYKELDIIEENTITLHEEIDEENKSSFKDLKATLEDIIEDLKADISNQEILNEIESCKNYLNNQKFSIGITGVMNAGKSTMLNALMGKEILGSAVVPETANLTIVKHNTTDTAKVYYWNTQEWDRIKKSAEQLESMKEFVNETNKIFGENLKNYIRPTSRFDEIDIKDLSSYTSAEASGKKCNLVKYVELGSKLDFLSDGIEIVDTPGLDDPVIQREEITKEYISACDMMLHLMNVSQSATLKDVEFIIDAVLYQNISKLLIVITRADTVTKEQLDEVIKYTKNSIEKQLRAQNKDSQLDYILKTIKFIPISGRMALLHRTGRAKEALDAGFTLEDTGILEIEKYLTETLFGSNSQKGELVIQSSKTQLQRIIEKQNSFYNYELKLLSKSKDELEKELEEFNKKKAVNTRIFQAMSEDITYYKNDAKSYIDSLETFLQSELIDLQTVIKQRVVSDVRYSFEKTKKRPENSRIKVIVETAIKDGIIDVIRDYRYKFIKKSQTIGEQCEQKYHDMGFTIGHKNENFDARGFFQDDFKSGFLTSNNEVLVSLITEAVSKSKESKINELDREIEEAIKNQFTSIEEDIKTKAKKVSTLLIESFFTTLNAPLKTFEQKLKSDEETLQNQINSFEETDKNRAQISIDIHKNIKKLENITTNIKGLY from the coding sequence ATGAGTTTAGCAAATGACTATTTCTTACTGTATCATGGTATAACTTTTGAACAAAATTTGGATGTAGAACCAATCGATGCTATTATTAATGATGAAACTTTTACTATTTTTGCTTTGATTATAAGTGCTACAAGAAAAAATTTTGATAAATATTTACCACTTACCTCTTTTAAAACTTTATGCCAACAATTAAAAGTGAAAAGTCCTTCTAATTTAAATGAATTAAATCATTTACAACATAATATTATAGAAACTATTTTACAAAATAAAACAAAACAAAATATATCTATTATTCATTCATCTTTTGAATATTTAAAAACTGAAAACATAATAAATAATGAGAATTTCAATAAACTTATATCTTTATTTGATTATAAAGAACTTGATATCATTGAAGAAAATACGATAACTTTACATGAAGAAATTGATGAAGAAAACAAATCTTCATTTAAAGATTTAAAAGCTACTCTTGAAGATATAATTGAGGATTTAAAAGCTGATATTTCTAATCAAGAAATTTTAAATGAGATTGAATCTTGTAAAAATTACTTAAATAACCAAAAATTCTCAATAGGAATTACAGGTGTTATGAACGCAGGTAAATCTACAATGCTAAATGCACTTATGGGAAAAGAAATTCTTGGAAGTGCCGTAGTTCCTGAAACTGCAAACCTAACAATAGTAAAACACAATACTACAGATACAGCAAAAGTATATTATTGGAATACTCAAGAGTGGGATAGAATAAAAAAATCAGCTGAACAACTTGAATCTATGAAAGAGTTCGTAAATGAAACAAATAAAATATTTGGAGAGAATCTAAAAAATTATATAAGACCTACTTCTAGATTTGATGAAATTGATATAAAAGATTTATCTTCATATACCTCAGCAGAAGCAAGTGGTAAAAAATGTAACTTAGTGAAATATGTAGAATTAGGTTCTAAACTTGATTTTTTAAGTGATGGAATTGAAATAGTTGATACTCCAGGACTTGATGACCCTGTTATTCAAAGAGAAGAGATTACAAAAGAGTACATATCTGCTTGTGATATGATGTTACATCTGATGAATGTATCTCAAAGTGCTACCCTAAAAGATGTTGAATTTATTATAGATGCTGTTTTATATCAAAATATATCAAAACTTTTGATAGTAATTACACGTGCTGATACAGTTACAAAAGAGCAACTTGATGAAGTTATAAAATATACAAAAAACTCAATTGAAAAACAGTTACGTGCTCAAAATAAAGATTCTCAACTTGATTATATTTTAAAAACTATCAAGTTCATTCCTATTTCTGGAAGAATGGCACTGTTACATAGAACAGGAAGAGCAAAAGAGGCATTAGATGCTGGATTTACACTTGAAGATACAGGTATTTTAGAGATTGAAAAATATCTTACGGAGACTCTATTTGGCTCAAACTCACAAAAAGGTGAACTAGTAATTCAATCTTCTAAAACTCAACTTCAAAGAATTATTGAAAAACAAAACTCTTTTTACAATTATGAATTAAAACTTTTATCAAAATCAAAAGATGAATTAGAAAAAGAGCTTGAAGAATTTAATAAGAAAAAAGCTGTAAATACTAGAATTTTCCAAGCTATGAGTGAAGATATAACTTATTATAAAAATGATGCAAAATCTTATATAGATTCACTTGAAACTTTCTTACAAAGTGAATTGATTGACTTACAAACAGTTATAAAACAAAGAGTTGTAAGTGATGTTAGATACTCTTTTGAAAAAACTAAAAAAAGACCTGAAAATAGCAGGATTAAAGTTATTGTTGAAACAGCGATAAAAGATGGGATTATTGATGTTATTAGAGATTATAGATATAAATTTATCAAAAAATCTCAAACTATTGGTGAACAATGTGAACAAAAATATCATGATATGGGATTTACAATTGGACATAAAAATGAGAATTTTGATGCAAGAGGATTTTTCCAAGATGATTTTAAATCAGGATTTTTAACTTCAAATAATGAAGTTTTAGTCTCTTTAATAACTGAAGCCGTTTCAAAATCAAAAGAGTCAAAAATAAATGAACTAGATAGAGAAATAGAAGAAGCAATTAAAAATCAATTCACTTCTATTGAAGAAGATATTAAAACAAAAGCAAAAAAAGTAAGTACTTTATTGATTGAATCATTCTTTACTACTTTAAATGCTCCTTTAAAAACCTTTGAGCAAAAACTTAAAAGCGATGAAGAAACTTTACAAAATCAAATCAATTCATTTGAAGAAACAGATAAAAATAGAGCTCAAATATCTATTGATATTCATAAAAATATTAAAAAACTTGAAAATATTACAACAAATATAAAAGGATTATACTAA
- a CDS encoding fumarate reductase iron-sulfur subunit — protein MSTQKGREITISVLKFNPRSKVSKPHFVEYKLEETPGMTLFIALMKIRETMDADLSFDFVCRAGICGSCGMVVNGKPTLACRTLIANYPTGKLQLMPMPAFELIKDLSVNTGKWMDAMSKRVESWIHTNEEIDITKMEERVDPDVADQTFELDRCIECGICVASCGTALMRPNFVGPVGLNRVARFEVDPHDKRTAEDFYELIGDDDGIFGCMSLMACEDHCPKHLPLQNKIAYLRRKLVALR, from the coding sequence ATGAGTACTCAAAAAGGTAGAGAAATAACTATATCAGTTCTTAAATTCAATCCAAGAAGTAAGGTTTCAAAACCTCACTTTGTTGAATATAAATTAGAAGAGACTCCAGGAATGACTCTTTTCATTGCTTTAATGAAAATTAGAGAAACTATGGATGCGGATTTATCTTTTGACTTTGTTTGTAGAGCTGGAATTTGTGGTTCTTGTGGTATGGTTGTAAATGGTAAACCAACTCTTGCTTGTAGAACATTAATTGCAAATTACCCAACAGGTAAATTACAATTAATGCCTATGCCTGCATTTGAATTAATCAAAGATTTATCAGTTAATACTGGTAAATGGATGGATGCAATGTCTAAAAGAGTTGAATCTTGGATTCATACAAATGAAGAAATTGATATTACAAAAATGGAAGAAAGAGTTGATCCAGATGTAGCTGATCAAACTTTTGAATTAGATAGATGTATTGAGTGTGGTATTTGTGTTGCTTCTTGTGGAACAGCACTTATGAGACCAAACTTTGTTGGTCCTGTTGGATTAAATAGAGTTGCAAGATTTGAAGTTGATCCACATGATAAAAGAACTGCGGAAGATTTCTATGAATTGATTGGTGATGATGATGGAATTTTTGGTTGTATGTCTTTAATGGCGTGTGAAGACCATTGTCCAAAACATTTACCATTACAAAACAAAATTGCTTACTTAAGAAGAAAATTAGTAGCACTTAGATAA
- a CDS encoding fumarate reductase flavoprotein subunit, whose translation MKINYCDALVIGGGLAGLRAAVAAQKKGLSTTVLSLVPVKRSHSAAAQGGMQASLGNSKMSDGDNEDLHFADTVKGSDWGCDQVVARMFVHTAPKAIRELASWGVPWSRVKAGTREAVINAKKTTITEEQDRHGLITSRDFGGTKKWRTCYTADATGHTMLFGVANEALKHNVDIRDRKEALSLIHENGRCYGAVVRDLITGELEAYVAKGTCIATGGYGRVFKQTTNAVICEGTGAAIALETGIATLGNMEAVQFHPTPIVPSGILLTEGCRGDGGILRDVDGHRFMPDYEPEKKELASRDVVSRRMIEHIRNGKGVPSPYGYHVWLDISILGREHIERNLRDVQEICMIFNGIDPADEGKKGWAPVLPMQHYSMGGIRTKPTGESQNLNGLFACGEAACWDMHGFNRLGGNSVSETVVAGMIIGNYFADYCLANDVTIPTSTVQKFLDKQDAYLNEILAYNGNEDIFKIKNRMQNLMDEKVGIFRDGVNLKAAVDELEDLLKKTKQITVKSKERAGNPELEEAYRVPKMLKIALCVAKGALERTESRGAHYREDFLKRDDANWLNRTLTSWPDENQTIPTITYEPLDIMTMELPPAFRGYGAKGMIIEHPDSEKRQAVVDEVTEKMQAEGKDRHEIQHALMPFDLPMNYREKNERAGDL comes from the coding sequence ATGAAAATTAATTACTGTGATGCATTAGTTATTGGTGGAGGATTAGCAGGTTTAAGAGCTGCTGTTGCTGCACAAAAGAAAGGTTTAAGTACAACTGTTTTATCTTTAGTTCCAGTTAAAAGATCTCACTCTGCTGCGGCTCAAGGTGGTATGCAAGCATCTTTAGGTAACTCTAAAATGTCTGATGGTGATAATGAAGATTTACACTTTGCTGATACTGTAAAAGGTTCAGACTGGGGATGTGATCAAGTTGTTGCAAGAATGTTCGTACACACTGCTCCAAAAGCCATTAGAGAATTAGCATCTTGGGGGGTTCCTTGGTCTAGAGTTAAAGCTGGAACAAGAGAAGCTGTTATTAATGCTAAAAAAACAACTATTACAGAAGAACAAGATAGACATGGATTAATCACATCAAGAGATTTTGGTGGAACTAAAAAATGGAGAACTTGTTATACAGCTGATGCAACAGGACATACTATGTTATTTGGTGTTGCTAATGAAGCTTTAAAACATAATGTTGATATTAGAGATAGAAAAGAAGCATTATCTTTAATTCATGAAAATGGAAGATGTTATGGAGCAGTTGTAAGAGATTTAATTACAGGTGAATTAGAAGCTTATGTTGCAAAAGGTACATGTATTGCAACTGGTGGATATGGAAGAGTATTTAAACAAACTACAAATGCTGTAATTTGTGAAGGTACAGGTGCTGCTATTGCACTTGAGACTGGAATTGCAACTTTAGGAAATATGGAAGCTGTTCAATTTCACCCAACACCAATCGTACCATCAGGTATTTTATTAACTGAAGGTTGTAGAGGAGATGGAGGAATCTTAAGAGACGTTGATGGTCACAGATTTATGCCAGATTATGAGCCAGAGAAAAAAGAACTTGCTTCAAGAGACGTTGTTTCAAGAAGAATGATTGAACATATTAGAAATGGTAAAGGTGTTCCTTCTCCTTATGGATACCACGTATGGTTAGATATTTCTATTTTAGGTAGAGAGCATATTGAAAGAAACTTAAGAGACGTTCAAGAAATTTGTATGATTTTCAACGGTATCGATCCAGCTGATGAAGGTAAAAAAGGATGGGCACCAGTTCTTCCAATGCAACACTATTCTATGGGTGGAATTAGAACTAAACCAACTGGTGAATCACAAAATTTAAATGGTTTATTTGCTTGTGGTGAAGCTGCTTGTTGGGATATGCATGGATTTAATAGACTTGGAGGGAACTCTGTTTCTGAAACTGTTGTTGCAGGTATGATTATTGGTAACTATTTTGCTGATTATTGTTTAGCAAATGACGTAACTATTCCAACTTCAACAGTTCAAAAATTCCTAGATAAACAAGATGCTTATTTAAATGAGATCTTAGCTTATAATGGAAATGAAGATATCTTCAAAATTAAAAATAGAATGCAAAACTTAATGGATGAAAAAGTAGGTATCTTTAGAGACGGTGTAAATTTAAAAGCAGCTGTTGATGAATTAGAAGATTTATTGAAAAAAACAAAACAAATCACAGTTAAATCTAAAGAGAGAGCTGGAAATCCAGAACTTGAAGAAGCATATAGAGTTCCAAAAATGTTAAAAATTGCTCTTTGTGTTGCTAAAGGTGCATTAGAAAGAACAGAATCTAGAGGTGCTCACTATAGAGAAGACTTCTTAAAAAGAGATGATGCAAACTGGTTAAATAGAACATTAACTTCATGGCCAGATGAAAACCAAACTATTCCAACAATAACTTATGAGCCATTAGATATTATGACTATGGAATTACCTCCTGCATTTAGAGGATATGGAGCAAAAGGTATGATTATCGAGCATCCAGATTCAGAAAAAAGACAAGCTGTTGTTGATGAAGTGACAGAAAAAATGCAAGCAGAAGGTAAAGATAGACATGAAATTCAACATGCCTTAATGCCATTTGATTTACCAATGAACTATAGAGAGAAAAACGAAAGAGCAGGAGATTTATAA
- a CDS encoding fumarate reductase cytochrome b subunit, which translates to MSDLIEGYLGKTVEGKKSRLPAKLDYMQSFTGGFLALFMWAHMLLVASILVSKDFMYTVTKLLEGSFIFEGGNPILVTIAAAVIFVVFIVHAALGMRKLPGNFKQYQVMKAHAKSMNHDDTKLWFIQAFTGFAMFFLGSVHLYIIMTNSADIGPYESADRIWSEWMWPLYILLLLAVEFHGTIGLYRLCVKWGWFDGENPKATRIALKKVKWALTVFFLVLGFASLAAYMKIGMENAKNGTVGQKYTPTAKVMEFNITNKSVGGIA; encoded by the coding sequence ATGAGTGACCTAATAGAAGGTTATTTGGGGAAAACAGTTGAAGGAAAGAAAAGTAGATTACCTGCAAAACTTGACTATATGCAAAGTTTTACTGGTGGTTTCTTAGCTTTATTTATGTGGGCACATATGTTGTTGGTAGCATCAATATTAGTATCTAAAGATTTTATGTACACTGTAACAAAACTTTTAGAAGGAAGTTTTATTTTTGAAGGTGGAAATCCTATCTTAGTTACAATTGCTGCTGCTGTAATTTTCGTAGTTTTTATAGTTCATGCTGCACTTGGTATGAGAAAATTACCTGGTAATTTTAAACAATATCAAGTAATGAAAGCTCATGCAAAAAGTATGAATCATGATGATACAAAACTTTGGTTTATCCAAGCATTTACAGGTTTTGCTATGTTCTTCTTGGGTTCTGTTCACTTATATATTATTATGACTAATTCAGCTGATATTGGTCCTTATGAAAGTGCTGATAGAATTTGGTCTGAGTGGATGTGGCCTTTATATATTCTTTTATTATTAGCAGTTGAATTCCATGGAACAATTGGTTTATATAGATTATGTGTAAAATGGGGATGGTTTGATGGTGAAAATCCTAAAGCAACAAGAATTGCACTTAAAAAAGTTAAATGGGCTTTAACAGTATTTTTCTTAGTATTAGGTTTTGCTTCATTAGCAGCTTACATGAAAATCGGTATGGAAAATGCTAAAAATGGAACGGTTGGTCAAAAATATACTCCAACTGCAAAAGTAATGGAATTTAATATTACAAATAAAAGTGTTGGAGGAATTGCATAA
- a CDS encoding NADH-quinone oxidoreductase subunit N, with the protein MSQFFYLIPALSILIGALVLMFMSMYERFNVKNFIVVSSIFLIIALVFSLISINSLYSIQPFPHFLNNVLTFDTYSNFFNILLIAGTLLTLLIGEHYFQHREYFKGEFFSILLFALFGMMILAHSNELVTAYIALEIASFSVYIMVGYNTEDSKRVEAIFKYLVLGSFIGAFYLLGVVLVYGATGSTNLAAISSFIINANEENMALVYIGLTLILFTFLFKIAAFPFQSWVLDIYRGSPMIITAYMASTFKIAIFSFFLRAILDYIYPIIDFWDEIISIIIIFTLIFGTWLAITQQIVKRMLAASSIVHTGYLLLAFIALSYKDGELLNIDSAYAIMFYLIAYLLSALGAFGLASHIISDTNIKITYDDFKGLAKERPFLAAMMTIFLFSLAGIPSTIGFIGKFYVFTEAINAGYTALTIVAIVATIISVYYYFKLIAVMYFYSAKEEAISIEFNDRRVSTYAIAFVAILTVLGGIGSAIVFFIPVMNIDTIINLTQMAVQSLFIK; encoded by the coding sequence ATGAGTCAATTTTTTTACTTAATACCTGCCCTATCAATTTTAATTGGAGCACTTGTACTTATGTTTATGAGTATGTATGAAAGATTTAATGTAAAAAACTTTATTGTTGTTTCTTCAATTTTTCTTATTATTGCATTAGTATTTTCATTAATTAGCATAAACAGTTTATATTCTATTCAACCTTTTCCTCATTTTTTAAATAATGTATTAACTTTTGATACATATTCAAACTTTTTTAATATTTTATTAATTGCTGGAACGTTATTAACTTTACTAATTGGTGAGCATTACTTCCAACATAGAGAGTATTTTAAAGGTGAATTTTTTAGTATTTTATTATTTGCTTTATTTGGAATGATGATTTTAGCTCATTCAAATGAGTTAGTAACTGCTTATATTGCTTTAGAAATAGCATCTTTTTCTGTGTATATTATGGTTGGATACAATACAGAAGATTCAAAAAGAGTTGAAGCAATTTTTAAATATTTAGTTTTAGGTTCATTTATTGGTGCATTTTATCTTCTAGGAGTTGTTTTAGTTTATGGAGCAACAGGAAGTACAAATTTAGCAGCTATTTCATCTTTTATAATTAATGCAAATGAAGAAAATATGGCTTTAGTATATATTGGATTAACTCTAATTTTATTTACATTCTTATTTAAAATTGCAGCTTTCCCTTTCCAATCTTGGGTACTTGATATTTATAGAGGTTCCCCTATGATTATCACAGCTTATATGGCTTCAACATTTAAAATTGCTATTTTCTCATTTTTCTTAAGAGCAATTTTAGATTATATCTATCCTATAATTGATTTTTGGGATGAAATTATCTCTATAATTATAATCTTTACTCTAATCTTTGGAACATGGCTAGCAATTACTCAACAAATTGTAAAAAGAATGTTAGCTGCTTCATCAATAGTTCACACAGGTTACTTACTATTAGCTTTTATTGCTTTAAGTTATAAAGATGGTGAACTGTTAAATATTGATTCAGCTTACGCAATAATGTTTTATTTAATAGCTTATTTATTATCAGCTTTAGGAGCATTTGGATTAGCTTCACATATTATTTCTGATACAAATATAAAAATTACATATGATGATTTTAAAGGTTTAGCAAAAGAGAGACCTTTTTTAGCAGCTATGATGACGATATTTTTATTCTCACTTGCTGGGATTCCATCAACGATAGGATTTATAGGTAAATTTTATGTATTCACAGAAGCTATAAATGCTGGATATACAGCTCTTACAATAGTTGCTATTGTAGCTACTATAATTTCTGTATATTATTATTTTAAATTGATTGCTGTTATGTATTTTTATTCGGCAAAAGAGGAAGCTATTTCTATAGAATTTAATGATAGAAGAGTTTCAACTTATGCTATTGCATTTGTTGCAATTTTAACAGTTTTAGGTGGTATTGGTTCAGCTATTGTATTTTTTATTCCTGTTATGAACATAGATACAATAATCAATTTAACACAAATGGCCGTTCAATCTTTGTTTATAAAATAA
- a CDS encoding complex I subunit 4 family protein — protein sequence MSSDILSFIIFLPAVVAFGLMLTTRDINTIRNIAFLTTTVILALVLKIYIEFEPSSGMQFVTNIPWIETYGINYYIGLDGFSLTILMMIAILIPSSYLLLWEGKTKGYWINMLLVQTGVTGTLLSLDVVLFYFFWEVMLLPVFLLIGLYGFGNKVFTTIKVTVYTMAGSLLMFIAILYLGVSYNNEFGHWSFAYDKLMTISTLDHNAKIWLFLAFLAAFAIKIPIFPLHTWIMETYKNAPTGAVFLLSSIMAKLGVYAIVRFMIPIFPDIYIEFSTWFVAVGLFGLIYFGIAALMQDDIKRMFAYSSASHLSFIAAGIFSLNSYGINGALYLIIAHAIATGALFLLVGLMQEQTGFKTIKDLGGIAKKAPIFTFIFAIMLFANVGLPGTNGFVSELLIIFGIYEFNKGLGYVAALTVIIGATYMLWMFQRAILQDRPEGSNELVMRDLKIKEIIGLIPWVILVFLMGFYPEVFINKFEPTVTHYLNDILQIGATK from the coding sequence ATGAGCTCAGATATACTTTCATTTATAATATTTTTACCTGCTGTTGTTGCTTTTGGATTAATGCTTACAACAAGAGATATAAATACAATTAGAAATATTGCTTTTTTAACTACAACTGTTATTCTTGCTTTAGTACTAAAAATATATATTGAATTTGAACCAAGTTCTGGAATGCAATTTGTTACAAATATTCCATGGATTGAAACTTATGGAATTAATTATTATATTGGGCTAGATGGTTTTTCACTAACAATTTTAATGATGATTGCAATACTTATTCCAAGTTCTTATTTATTATTATGGGAAGGTAAAACTAAAGGTTATTGGATAAATATGCTATTAGTTCAAACAGGAGTAACGGGAACTTTATTATCTTTAGATGTAGTTTTATTTTACTTCTTTTGGGAAGTTATGCTTTTACCTGTATTTTTACTAATTGGTCTTTATGGATTTGGAAATAAAGTATTTACAACAATTAAAGTAACTGTTTATACAATGGCTGGTTCACTTCTTATGTTTATAGCTATTTTATATTTAGGGGTTTCATACAATAATGAATTTGGTCATTGGTCATTTGCTTATGATAAATTAATGACTATATCAACTCTTGACCATAATGCAAAAATTTGGTTATTTTTAGCCTTTCTTGCAGCATTTGCTATAAAAATTCCTATTTTTCCTCTTCATACTTGGATTATGGAAACATATAAAAATGCTCCAACTGGTGCAGTATTTTTATTATCTTCAATTATGGCAAAATTAGGAGTTTATGCAATTGTTAGATTTATGATTCCTATTTTTCCAGATATTTATATTGAATTTTCAACTTGGTTTGTAGCAGTTGGTTTATTTGGATTAATCTATTTTGGAATTGCTGCTCTTATGCAAGATGATATAAAAAGAATGTTTGCATATTCATCAGCTTCTCATCTAAGTTTCATAGCTGCTGGAATTTTTTCATTAAATTCTTATGGAATAAATGGTGCTTTATACCTAATAATTGCTCATGCAATTGCAACAGGAGCACTATTTTTACTTGTAGGTTTAATGCAAGAACAAACTGGATTTAAAACAATAAAAGACTTAGGTGGTATTGCTAAAAAAGCACCTATTTTTACATTTATTTTCGCAATTATGTTATTTGCAAATGTTGGACTTCCTGGAACAAATGGATTTGTATCGGAACTTTTAATAATTTTTGGAATCTATGAATTTAATAAAGGTTTAGGATATGTTGCTGCATTAACAGTTATCATTGGAGCTACTTATATGTTATGGATGTTCCAAAGAGCCATTTTACAAGATAGACCTGAAGGTTCAAATGAACTTGTAATGAGAGACTTAAAAATAAAAGAGATAATTGGTCTTATTCCTTGGGTAATCTTGGTATTTTTGATGGGATTTTATCCAGAAGTTTTTATAAATAAATTTGAACCAACAGTTACTCATTATTTAAATGATATTTTACAAATCGGAGCAACAAAATGA